AGCCGTCGCCCGATGCGATCGTTTTTTCCAGCAGCTACTTCGCACACTGGTTCTGGGATCATGCCCTTGAGCAAGGGGTTCGCATACCGGAAGATATAGCCATCGCCGGTATAGGGGACGAGATAACAACATACGATCGTTTTGAAACGCATCCGCTTACCATTATCCGCCAGAATTATTATGAGATCGGGGGATTGGCCGCAGAACTCCTTTACGGGATCATTCATCATACGCGCAGACGTTCCGGCGAGAAGATATATATCAAACCGGAACTTATCGTCCGCAAGTCGTCGTTGAAAAAAAGCCTGCCCCGGTCCGGGGGGATCGCGATTCGTCACGCCATGGAACGCTTTGTCCATGAACATTATGCCGAACGAAAGATCCTTGAAAAAGCCGCGTTGCGTTTTTCGATGACCTATACCGCATTCTCACGGAAATTCAGATCATTGTTCGGGAAAAGCCTTCAGGGATATCTCACCGATATACGGGTGGAGAAATTGGCTTTCTACCTTGAGCATACCGGGAAGCCTGTCTGGAACATCCTCGCCGATATAGGCTGCAATCACCATCAGCGGCTGTATGCGCATTTCAGGGACCGATACGGCATGTCCCCGGAAAAATACAGAAAGACAAAACAAGGCGTCCACTGATACGCCCCCCTCCGCCGAAGCGCACGATGCCGCATAAAAAAAGCACATCATTGCTGATAAATAAAGCACACCGCTCTGTCATTCCCTGTGCTATAATTGAGCAGATGCGACGCAGCGGTAAGTATCGGGGGCGCCATCGAGCCGTACTCCGGTCATTATCGTTGGGAGCGCCGTTGATAAATTGAGTGCAACAAACTATAATGAGGCTGCAAATACGGAGACCGATCACGATGAGAGGCGTACACATGAAACGGTTCCTGACACGACATCTTCTCCCTGTGCTCATATTCTCAGGGGCATTATCGTTCGCCGAGCTTGTCGCCCCGGCATTCAATATTTCCGGCGACGCTGCCGGCATCGATATCATCCCTGCGGGCATATGCAGCGGCGGCAGATATGAATTCCAGACCTGGGGTCCGGAAGAGAAGCGTAAACGGAGCGCGAGCATATATCTCGAAATGACATCGAACGCATGGGCGAACGCATGGTTCTCGTTCAAGCCGTCGAAAGACGGCGCGGTGAATATCAGTCTCTACGGGTCGTACAAGATCGTCGACGGGGCGAACAAGCGCATCAATGTGCTTTTTGATAATGTGGAAGCCGAAGGCACTGCTCTAAAGAACGGTAATTTCGAAGAGGGGAAGGACGGCATGCCCGCCGCATGGTACGCATATGCGAAGGATGGCACTGTCGAGGGAGGGCCGCGTTATCTCGCAAAACGAGGGGTCAATGGAAGCTCCTGTATCATGACCTGGCATAACGGCAGTTTTTCTCAGACGATCAAATGCAAAAAAGATGAGACCGTGACCATACGTCTTAACTGCAAATTGGCGGACGCTGATGATGAAGCGGCGCCCGCGCCGGGGGCTGCCGTGAAACCTGATAATAGCAAATATAAGGACATACCTGATACCGCCGTGGACCTTATACCGGCAGCGAACATGGACTTTACCGACGATAAGGCAGGGGACGGTATCGGCGGCTGGTCCGATCAGGGTTCGGAGAACGACCTCTCCGGGTTCGACACGGCAAGGACCGATTATCGCGGCATAGATTTCTCCATCATCGACCCGAAGAAGAACGGCGGAAAGGCGGTACTGACATTCAGGAGCGAGAACGTGAAGACATCGCTTGAACGGATAACGCTCCCCGTCGGCGGCGCGAAAGCGCGGTTCCTGTATCTGCTACACACGGCATGCTTCGTGACGAAACAGAAAGAAACACTTGCGAGGATAATTATCCGCACGAAAAGCGGCCGCGAGACGGAGCATGAGGTCGTAACCGGGAAGGATATCGCTGATTGGTGGGGAGCAGGGCATCTCGCCAATGGCCTTGTGGCTTACCGTAAAAGTAATAAAACATCATCCGTGGGCCTGTATCTTTCGCGATTCGCCGTAGGGGACGATCTGGAAGAAGTCGAATCGGTGACGCTAGCCACTGCCGGAACGGCGGTATGGATAGTCGTCGGGGCTACCTTGTCGGCAAAAGAGATCGATCTTGTCCCGCAGAAATTCACCGTAAAAAGCGGCGAGGGGTGGAAGCCGATCGACATGACGAGCGTTGTTGTCGAACCGAAAAGCGCGCTCGATCTGAGCGGATTGGTAGAGGACGGCCCGGCGGGCAAGCATGGCCGCGTCATCGTCAATGCCAA
This sequence is a window from Spirochaetota bacterium. Protein-coding genes within it:
- a CDS encoding helix-turn-helix domain-containing protein yields the protein PSPDAIVFSSSYFAHWFWDHALEQGVRIPEDIAIAGIGDEITTYDRFETHPLTIIRQNYYEIGGLAAELLYGIIHHTRRRSGEKIYIKPELIVRKSSLKKSLPRSGGIAIRHAMERFVHEHYAERKILEKAALRFSMTYTAFSRKFRSLFGKSLQGYLTDIRVEKLAFYLEHTGKPVWNILADIGCNHHQRLYAHFRDRYGMSPEKYRKTKQGVH